Proteins co-encoded in one Nonlabens agnitus genomic window:
- a CDS encoding DUF4331 family protein has protein sequence MKIFNIKYMVFALAVSALVISCNDDDDITGPINASTDFTGTFVQQDQMGRPGINTVFPTTNAQENAFNVTIPANQISQWQGVFSDKVDGLYAAYSNTAGTTLEYETNILGLNQTLLTTALALDVLQVAPNATGPTTYFESTSNFLTGRRLQDDVIDVSLILLFGGNDGARFNGEGGLPELVTDNVGLETGVVSPTFPYLVPASF, from the coding sequence ATGAAAATATTTAATATAAAATACATGGTTTTTGCTCTAGCCGTTAGCGCTCTTGTAATAAGCTGTAACGATGATGATGACATTACAGGTCCAATAAACGCAAGTACTGATTTCACTGGAACTTTTGTACAACAAGATCAAATGGGTCGTCCAGGAATCAACACTGTTTTTCCAACTACAAATGCCCAGGAAAATGCTTTTAACGTTACGATCCCTGCAAATCAAATTTCCCAATGGCAAGGTGTCTTTTCTGATAAAGTAGATGGACTTTATGCTGCTTACAGTAATACTGCTGGAACAACTCTCGAATATGAAACTAATATTTTAGGATTGAACCAAACTTTATTGACTACAGCATTAGCCTTGGATGTTCTACAAGTAGCACCTAATGCAACTGGACCAACAACCTATTTTGAAAGCACTTCAAACTTTTTGACAGGAAGAAGATTACAAGATGACGTTATTGACGTTTCTTTAATCCTACTTTTTGGTGGAAATGATGGAGCACGTTTTAATGGTGAAGGTGGTTTGCCAGAACTTGTAACCGATAATGTTGGATTGGAAACTGGGGTTGTATCTCCTACGTTCCCATACTTAGTACCAGCTAGTTTCTAG
- a CDS encoding tetratricopeptide repeat protein: MKKIYYVTLLLLILVSCQEAEKTVSKNITDPEDYEQYLNQSEQQIIQKLKTDIQELKDEVNGDSTRIVWNARIAGKLNTLFDLTGDVAYLNESVRFRESVVKQTAIKPENAKRALAQAYIKQHQFKKADSLMSSFTQIYSAPESQLVQFDIAMELGDYSTAENLLDSLRNTSDYSYLIRAAKWNDHIGQLETTISLMERAMKLAEQSGSNAKVLWSYSNIADYYGHNGQLDKSYEYYLKTLELDPTNTYALKGIAWIAYSNDRDPAEARTILEKLQERHPIPDYNLELAEVAAFENNTDEANALKEDFMKKVSNPAYGAMYNAYKINELIDAGKTQEAVELAYMEVSHRATPETYDLLGYALLKNGNPKEALANHEEHVIGKTFEPVAQFHSALILKENGRIEEANSFKEELLETEYEMGPMTYKEIQSI, from the coding sequence ATGAAAAAGATATATTACGTTACCCTATTGTTGCTGATTTTGGTTTCTTGTCAAGAAGCTGAAAAAACAGTCTCCAAAAACATCACAGATCCTGAAGATTATGAGCAGTATCTCAACCAGTCAGAACAGCAGATCATTCAGAAATTAAAGACTGACATTCAAGAGCTCAAGGATGAGGTCAATGGAGACTCCACAAGAATCGTTTGGAATGCTAGGATTGCAGGAAAGCTCAACACCTTGTTTGATCTCACTGGAGATGTAGCATATTTGAATGAGTCAGTACGCTTTCGCGAAAGCGTAGTAAAACAAACAGCCATAAAACCAGAGAACGCAAAGCGAGCACTGGCGCAAGCTTATATAAAACAACACCAATTCAAAAAAGCAGACAGCTTAATGTCCAGCTTTACTCAAATCTACAGCGCTCCAGAGAGCCAGCTCGTGCAATTTGATATTGCGATGGAGTTGGGTGATTACTCTACCGCTGAAAACCTTCTGGACAGTCTACGCAATACCAGCGACTACTCTTACCTCATACGCGCTGCAAAATGGAACGACCACATAGGTCAACTGGAAACTACGATATCGCTCATGGAGCGCGCCATGAAATTAGCGGAACAAAGTGGTAGCAATGCCAAGGTTCTATGGAGTTATTCCAACATTGCCGATTATTATGGCCACAATGGTCAATTAGATAAGTCCTATGAATATTATTTAAAGACCTTGGAATTGGATCCAACAAATACGTATGCCTTAAAAGGTATCGCTTGGATTGCCTATTCCAATGATCGCGATCCTGCAGAAGCTAGAACAATTTTAGAAAAACTTCAAGAACGTCACCCTATACCAGATTATAATCTTGAACTGGCAGAGGTTGCCGCTTTTGAAAATAACACAGACGAGGCAAACGCGTTGAAAGAGGATTTCATGAAAAAAGTCAGTAATCCTGCATATGGAGCGATGTACAACGCTTATAAAATTAATGAACTCATTGATGCTGGAAAAACGCAGGAAGCTGTTGAACTGGCTTATATGGAAGTAAGCCACCGTGCCACACCTGAAACGTATGACTTATTAGGATATGCGCTGCTTAAAAATGGTAATCCTAAAGAGGCTCTGGCAAATCATGAAGAACACGTGATAGGTAAAACCTTTGAACCGGTAGCACAATTCCATTCTGCACTGATTTTAAAAGAAAATGGTAGAATAGAAGAGGCCAATAGTTTTAAAGAGGAATTACTGGAAACAGAATATGAAATGGGTCCTATGACCTATAAAGAAATCCAGTCTATTTAA
- a CDS encoding anti-sigma factor — protein sequence MTLEELKNSGDLEAYVCGVLSRERSREISKQINESDELQLEVQQIEDAYFKLAAGISPKIDEVKIYENLRRYIKEQGRDEDDSINWSQYLGWAAAVLLFIGAGYFFRENTNLNEQLVDTERTNNILNNELEQLDELNADYQEALAFIKDKNTVKVNLAGQGDYANTSAVAFHNPVRDKTYVDVSGLPEAPEDMTYQLWSLTLNPLTPTSLGVMAMNDQKFIEFENSFDTQAFGITLEKAGGSPSPTLERLYTLGVIE from the coding sequence ATGACGTTAGAAGAATTAAAAAATAGCGGAGATCTAGAGGCGTACGTTTGTGGTGTATTGTCACGTGAGCGTTCTAGAGAGATCTCAAAGCAGATCAACGAGAGTGATGAGCTTCAATTAGAAGTTCAGCAAATCGAGGATGCTTACTTTAAACTTGCTGCTGGAATATCTCCTAAAATTGACGAGGTCAAAATTTATGAGAACCTACGCAGATATATAAAGGAACAAGGTCGTGATGAGGATGATTCCATCAACTGGAGTCAATATCTAGGATGGGCAGCTGCCGTATTGCTCTTTATTGGAGCTGGGTACTTCTTCCGTGAAAATACAAACCTTAATGAACAGCTGGTTGATACGGAGCGTACCAACAACATACTAAATAATGAGTTAGAACAACTTGACGAACTCAATGCTGATTATCAAGAAGCTCTTGCATTTATTAAAGATAAAAACACCGTTAAAGTCAATCTTGCTGGTCAAGGTGATTATGCCAACACTAGCGCTGTTGCGTTTCACAATCCGGTTAGAGATAAAACTTACGTAGATGTTTCTGGGTTGCCAGAAGCTCCAGAGGATATGACTTATCAATTATGGTCCTTAACACTAAATCCATTGACTCCTACTAGTCTAGGTGTGATGGCCATGAATGATCAAAAGTTCATTGAATTTGAAAACTCTTTTGATACGCAAGCCTTTGGTATTACTCTAGAAAAAGCTGGTGGAAGCCCATCTCCTACTCTAGAGAGACTATATACTTTAGGAGTTATAGAGTAA
- a CDS encoding RNA polymerase sigma factor gives MNAQPDLLIARLQEGSEVAFNRIYERYHKALHGVIFAIVKNEDVAQEILQDVFIKIWKNANSYDKSSGRFFTWTLNIARNASIDYLRSKNHKNSLKNLSTDNFVDVIVSNENLDDQTDGMFIKQWVEKLEPMCVKIIDIIFFKGFTFKDGAKELDMPSGTLKTRHRRCLNNLREMMIN, from the coding sequence ATGAATGCACAACCAGATCTATTAATTGCTCGCTTACAAGAAGGCAGCGAGGTCGCTTTTAATAGAATATATGAACGATATCACAAGGCATTGCATGGAGTCATCTTTGCGATTGTAAAAAATGAAGATGTTGCACAAGAGATTCTACAAGATGTATTTATTAAAATTTGGAAAAATGCAAATAGCTATGATAAATCCTCTGGAAGGTTTTTTACCTGGACGCTCAATATAGCTCGTAATGCATCAATAGATTACTTGCGCAGTAAAAATCATAAAAACAGCCTCAAAAACTTAAGTACCGATAATTTCGTAGATGTTATAGTGTCCAATGAAAATCTCGATGATCAAACAGATGGAATGTTTATCAAACAATGGGTGGAAAAACTAGAGCCCATGTGTGTAAAAATCATCGATATTATTTTCTTTAAAGGATTCACCTTTAAGGATGGAGCTAAAGAGCTGGATATGCCATCTGGCACATTAAAGACCAGACACAGAAGGTGTCTGAATAATTTACGAGAAATGATGATCAACTAA
- a CDS encoding superoxide dismutase family protein encodes MKKLNVAIMIMALVFTVSCKEKESDAMDENNMDTEEVEMNDEMDNEGMDEKKSIVVPMGSKSESNVTGSISFVEENGVVTMSANLTGFTAAGTHAIHIHENGDCSAMDGSSAGGHWNPTSDEHGDWGDGSYHMGDIGNLEADEEGTAVLKFSTDQWCIGCDDETKNIVGKGVIVHATADDFTSQPSGAAGARVACGVIE; translated from the coding sequence ATGAAAAAATTAAACGTAGCCATCATGATCATGGCATTAGTTTTCACAGTCTCTTGTAAAGAAAAAGAAAGCGACGCAATGGACGAAAACAACATGGATACTGAAGAAGTTGAAATGAACGACGAAATGGATAACGAAGGCATGGATGAAAAAAAATCGATCGTAGTGCCTATGGGATCCAAAAGTGAAAGCAACGTAACTGGATCTATATCGTTTGTAGAAGAAAATGGTGTGGTCACTATGAGTGCAAACCTAACAGGGTTTACTGCAGCTGGGACACATGCGATCCATATTCATGAAAATGGGGATTGTAGCGCCATGGACGGTTCAAGCGCAGGTGGCCACTGGAATCCTACATCAGATGAGCACGGCGATTGGGGTGATGGTAGCTACCACATGGGCGATATAGGAAACCTTGAAGCAGATGAAGAAGGTACAGCTGTCCTTAAGTTTTCGACGGACCAATGGTGTATAGGCTGTGATGACGAAACTAAAAACATCGTAGGCAAAGGTGTTATCGTACACGCAACTGCAGACGATTTCACATCACAACCTAGTGGTGCAGCTGGCGCAAGAGTCGCATGCGGCGTGATTGAATAA
- a CDS encoding YdeI/OmpD-associated family protein, whose translation MIFTFETTLTHNGWVGALIIPEDISEQLESAKIKRVVADLIVSGKEMTLYAGVIKRKGIKYLMLSKANKKALAIEEGNTVNVTMKEDTSKYQAPMTEELEAVLLSDYEAYEIFESLLPGKQRNIIFMIYGIKDSQKRVDVALNAMENLKMGNLNPIRFEKLLPY comes from the coding sequence ATGATCTTCACTTTTGAAACCACATTGACGCATAATGGTTGGGTTGGCGCCTTGATCATACCAGAGGATATTTCAGAACAGCTTGAATCAGCAAAAATCAAAAGAGTCGTAGCAGATTTAATCGTTTCAGGAAAGGAAATGACGCTCTATGCTGGCGTTATCAAAAGAAAGGGTATCAAATACTTGATGCTCTCTAAGGCAAACAAAAAAGCCTTAGCAATAGAAGAAGGCAATACCGTCAACGTCACCATGAAAGAAGATACCAGCAAGTATCAAGCGCCAATGACGGAAGAATTGGAAGCGGTTCTATTAAGTGATTATGAAGCTTATGAAATCTTTGAATCCCTATTGCCTGGTAAACAACGCAACATCATTTTCATGATTTATGGCATCAAGGATTCGCAAAAAAGAGTCGATGTGGCGCTCAACGCGATGGAGAATCTGAAAATGGGAAACCTCAACCCCATCAGGTTTGAGAAACTACTACCCTATTAA
- a CDS encoding bifunctional alpha/beta hydrolase/OsmC family protein: MKMEKITFQNADGYELSGRLELPVDQKPHNYAVFAHCFTCSKNFTATRNITRALTSSGFGVLRFDFTGLGDSDGDFGDTNFSGNVEDLLAAIDYLSTHHKAPSLAIGHSLGGAAIIFASAKAESIQAVATIGTPSDTKHVKHLFGDQIEAIIENGEAVVELSGRPFKIKEQFLRDVDEQMLTQTLRDMRKPLLICHSPQDNTVGIQHAERLYHAAIHPKSFLSLDGADHLLTNKEDSHYVGNVIAGWASRYLELPEIKTIKSRHEIAASLNAADGFTTQVKAGKHYLTVDEPLEIKGNDYGPTPYDLLSSGLAACTVMTIQMYSKRKKWHVEDVECHVTYDKQHAADCENCEDNSSKIDTFTRHIKFPKELEDHQIKKLLEIADKCPVHRTLHSKTQVITHLL, from the coding sequence ATGAAAATGGAAAAAATCACCTTCCAGAATGCAGATGGCTATGAACTAAGTGGTCGCCTGGAACTACCTGTTGATCAAAAACCGCATAATTATGCGGTTTTTGCACATTGTTTCACCTGTAGTAAAAACTTTACGGCGACCCGCAATATCACGCGAGCCTTGACATCTTCGGGTTTTGGCGTGCTCAGGTTTGACTTTACAGGTTTGGGCGATTCTGACGGTGATTTTGGGGACACAAATTTCTCTGGCAATGTCGAGGATCTACTGGCCGCCATAGATTACCTGTCGACTCATCATAAAGCACCATCACTCGCCATAGGACATTCCTTAGGTGGTGCTGCTATAATTTTCGCTTCCGCGAAAGCGGAATCCATTCAAGCTGTAGCAACTATTGGAACACCTAGCGACACAAAGCATGTGAAACACCTTTTTGGCGATCAAATTGAAGCCATTATTGAAAATGGAGAAGCCGTGGTAGAATTGAGCGGTCGCCCGTTTAAAATCAAGGAGCAATTCCTGCGCGATGTGGATGAACAGATGTTGACGCAAACCTTGAGAGATATGCGCAAACCTCTATTAATTTGCCATTCACCACAGGATAACACGGTTGGAATACAGCATGCAGAACGATTGTATCACGCCGCGATCCATCCCAAAAGCTTTTTAAGTCTAGATGGTGCAGACCATCTTCTTACCAACAAGGAAGACAGTCATTATGTAGGCAATGTGATTGCGGGTTGGGCCAGTCGTTATCTGGAACTACCAGAAATAAAAACCATTAAATCCCGACATGAAATAGCTGCAAGTCTTAATGCCGCAGATGGTTTCACTACCCAAGTTAAAGCTGGAAAACATTACTTAACCGTGGATGAGCCGCTAGAAATTAAAGGAAATGACTACGGTCCTACTCCATACGATTTATTATCCAGCGGACTAGCGGCCTGTACCGTGATGACGATACAGATGTATTCCAAGCGCAAAAAATGGCACGTGGAAGATGTAGAATGTCATGTGACGTATGACAAGCAACATGCCGCTGACTGTGAAAACTGCGAGGACAATAGCTCCAAAATTGACACCTTCACAAGACACATCAAATTCCCTAAAGAACTGGAGGATCACCAAATTAAAAAACTACTGGAAATAGCCGATAAATGTCCCGTGCATAGAACCCTACATTCCAAAACTCAAGTGATCACACACCTGTTATGA